The following proteins are co-located in the Seriola aureovittata isolate HTS-2021-v1 ecotype China chromosome 7, ASM2101889v1, whole genome shotgun sequence genome:
- the zmp:0000000930 gene encoding telethonin yields the protein MHCVSRGGCYLVNSYCELHEENQWKKESYQACWLSLVIETRPQYRLTLSETDSVRKESYKQQQVVHFMVERSPSQKLKLGSHSGAMKEHHLPFFKTSRAPYHARATFGCAEEQPATSRRVNNGVYKQEVTATTQDLRKPIRVNFRASSLMSSPREISHHVQRRE from the exons ATGCACTGTGTGAGCAGAGGAGGCTGCTACCTGGTGAACTCCTACTGTGAACTTCACGAGGAAAACCAGTGGAAGAAAGAGAGCTACCAAGCATGTTGGCTGAGCCTGGTCATTGAAACAAGACCACAATACAG GCTGACACTGTCAGAGACTGACAGTGTTCGCAAAGAGAGTTATAAGCAGCAACAGGTGGTCCACTTCATGGTCGAGAGGAGTCCCAGCCAGAAACTGAAGCTGGGCAGTCACAGCGGAGCTATGAAAGAGCACCACCTGCCCTTCTTCAAAACCAGCAGGGCGCCATATCATGCCAGAGCCACCTTTGGGTGCGCAGAAGAACAACCAGCCACATCACGGAGGGTGAATAATGGAGtgtataaacaggaagtgactgcCACAACTCAGGACCTCAGAAAGCCAATCAGAGTGAACTTCAGAGCTTCGAGCCTGATGTCCTCTCCACGGGAGATCTCTCATCACGTGCAGAGGAGGGAGTGA